One stretch of Desulfovibrio sp. JC010 DNA includes these proteins:
- a CDS encoding response regulator yields the protein MRALIAEDEFVGRKLLSTFLAPLFVIDVAVNGKEAVEAFKLAYEENNPYTLLLMDIMMPEQDGLSALEEIRAFEKEKGLSDHCKVIMTTALDDPKTVIRSFHDVEASAFIVKPVEREKLYEELKKIGLMNK from the coding sequence ATGCGCGCGCTGATTGCTGAGGACGAATTTGTTGGCCGAAAACTGCTCTCGACCTTTCTTGCCCCGCTATTCGTGATTGATGTAGCGGTAAACGGGAAAGAAGCGGTTGAAGCATTCAAACTGGCATATGAGGAAAACAACCCTTATACCCTGCTGCTCATGGATATCATGATGCCGGAACAGGACGGTTTATCCGCCCTTGAAGAAATCAGGGCCTTTGAAAAGGAAAAAGGGCTGTCCGACCACTGCAAGGTGATCATGACCACCGCACTTGATGACCCCAAAACTGTAATCCGTTCCTTTCATGACGTTGAGGCATCCGCCTTCATAGTAAAACCGGTGGAACGGGAAAAACTTTACGAAGAACTTAAGAAAATCGGGCTGATGAACAAATAA
- a CDS encoding RNA methyltransferase, producing the protein MERQRTPQREARVREVLAKRQKDFTLIIDNVWDPHNVSAILRSCDAFGIYGIHLYYTVSQWPELAKKSSASGKKWVERTRHTDPVKMVGGLRDQGYQVLRTGFSETAKPLMDFDLSTPSAVILSNEHSGTAPELAELVPDEVYIPMQGMIQSFNVSVAAALILYHGFSQRFAKGMYDNPSFSPEEMEKLTAEWLAR; encoded by the coding sequence ATGGAAAGACAGAGAACACCCCAAAGAGAGGCAAGAGTCAGGGAAGTGCTGGCAAAGCGCCAGAAGGATTTTACCCTTATTATTGATAATGTCTGGGATCCGCACAATGTTTCAGCCATTCTCAGGAGCTGCGATGCCTTCGGTATTTACGGTATCCATCTTTATTATACTGTTTCACAATGGCCGGAGCTGGCGAAAAAATCTTCCGCTTCCGGCAAGAAGTGGGTGGAACGCACCAGACATACCGATCCGGTTAAAATGGTCGGTGGATTACGCGATCAGGGCTATCAGGTCCTGAGAACAGGATTTTCCGAGACCGCAAAGCCGCTCATGGATTTCGACCTCAGCACTCCTTCTGCTGTAATTCTCAGCAATGAGCACAGCGGAACCGCTCCGGAACTGGCAGAACTGGTGCCCGATGAAGTCTACATTCCCATGCAGGGCATGATTCAGAGCTTCAACGTATCCGTTGCCGCCGCACTGATTCTCTATCACGGATTCTCGCAGCGTTTTGCCAAGGGCATGTACGACAATCCTTCTTTTTCACCAGAAGAGATGGAGAAGTTAACTGCAGAGTGGCTGGCCAGATAG
- a CDS encoding glycosyltransferase family 2 protein gives MTAATNDFSTEKIYSFLTAVKNSVPLWVLGTEEFSHQNGLINIFEQLSAATPQFSEISAGLALLAWQQNPLDRTAAIKCMGLNDSACPETLIRMLQNLISSPVSDIPLEDLSSLLQAGDQALIVRHLFPLLRGPDGLSWLTHSWDTLLRMGNPELPRTALDLVNWNEDFSQLEQRLKVQYNFLYGSIGETLGELEKLDHDIWSLWMDYMRAELLLRAGRTGEGTEILTALWKENIWNLNWGQKLHGLLNPIDTGSALENSDEVAILLYSWNNGQLIENTLKNVAASNIGNARIYALNNGSDDSTGQVVQESRYLFKNGHYKPIHLQVNVGAPAARNWLLAEPEVRKSKWAVFLDDDVELERNWLEELLATAKHYGNPGAVGCRITSTGTPRSLQSADYHLFPPGNGSSQIEGLTEHIKVFDSCRNGFDYGQFSYTRPAMHVSGCCHMLNMEAIHKCGDFDVRFNPTQFDDLERDLRAALGGYEHVYAGQLRIGHIQHSSLAKAGNVRSMAQVFGNKIKLESKYSEHDLNNLFGKDLAMLWQDVERKWKELAESL, from the coding sequence ATGACTGCCGCGACAAATGATTTCAGTACAGAGAAAATATACTCCTTCCTTACCGCTGTTAAAAACTCCGTTCCCCTCTGGGTGCTGGGAACTGAGGAATTCTCCCACCAAAACGGGTTGATAAATATTTTTGAACAGCTTTCAGCCGCAACACCGCAATTTTCAGAAATAAGCGCAGGGCTGGCCCTGCTGGCCTGGCAGCAGAACCCTCTGGACCGGACAGCAGCTATAAAATGTATGGGACTCAATGACTCCGCATGCCCGGAAACACTGATCCGCATGCTGCAGAACCTGATTTCCAGCCCGGTATCGGACATTCCGCTTGAAGACCTAAGCAGCCTGCTGCAAGCCGGGGATCAGGCTCTTATTGTACGCCACCTCTTCCCCCTGCTGCGCGGCCCGGACGGTTTGAGCTGGCTGACCCACTCGTGGGACACCCTGCTGCGCATGGGTAACCCGGAACTGCCACGAACAGCACTGGATCTGGTCAACTGGAATGAAGACTTTTCCCAATTGGAACAACGCCTTAAGGTGCAGTACAATTTTTTATACGGCTCCATTGGAGAAACTCTGGGCGAACTTGAAAAGCTTGATCATGACATCTGGTCTCTATGGATGGACTACATGCGCGCCGAACTGCTGCTGCGCGCGGGGCGGACCGGGGAAGGCACGGAAATACTGACCGCTTTGTGGAAAGAAAATATCTGGAACCTGAACTGGGGCCAGAAACTTCACGGACTGCTGAATCCCATTGACACAGGGAGTGCCCTTGAAAATTCAGATGAAGTAGCCATCCTGCTTTACTCATGGAACAACGGACAGCTGATTGAAAACACCCTCAAGAACGTGGCCGCATCAAATATCGGCAATGCCCGGATATACGCCTTGAACAACGGTTCTGACGACAGCACCGGGCAGGTTGTGCAAGAGTCACGCTATCTATTTAAGAATGGACACTACAAACCGATCCACCTGCAGGTTAACGTAGGTGCCCCGGCGGCCCGCAACTGGCTGCTGGCCGAACCGGAAGTGCGCAAATCCAAATGGGCTGTTTTTCTGGACGATGATGTGGAACTGGAAAGAAACTGGCTGGAAGAACTGCTGGCAACCGCAAAGCACTACGGCAACCCCGGTGCTGTGGGCTGCAGGATTACTTCTACAGGCACCCCGCGTTCATTGCAGTCCGCAGACTACCATCTTTTCCCGCCCGGAAACGGAAGCTCACAGATTGAGGGACTGACCGAACACATCAAGGTTTTTGACAGCTGCCGCAACGGCTTTGATTACGGGCAGTTTTCCTATACCCGTCCGGCAATGCATGTTTCCGGCTGCTGCCATATGCTGAACATGGAGGCAATCCACAAGTGCGGTGATTTTGATGTGCGCTTCAATCCCACCCAGTTTGATGATCTTGAACGGGACCTGCGGGCCGCGCTGGGCGGATACGAACACGTCTATGCCGGACAGTTGCGTATCGGCCATATCCAGCATTCAAGCCTTGCCAAGGCCGGCAACGTACGTTCCATGGCTCAGGTTTTCGGCAATAAGATCAAGCTGGAAAGCAAATACAGCGAGCATGACCTGAACAATCTTTTCGGAAAAGATCTGGCCATGCTCTGGCAGGATGTTGAACGTAAATGGAAAGAGCTTGCTGAGAGTTTATAG
- a CDS encoding sirohydrochlorin cobaltochelatase: MKKAILFAAHGSKNRAASSALGNILKMAKEAHPDIPVYSAFTSGHVLKKLREQGQKLPSVKQNLENLSAEGVTHVVVQSLHVIPGTEFTNISRLLDRVEKGEIEFEKAVLGEPLLTNDQEINEISDIILNLLEERDPQNEALILVAHGSKYSDSGNSIYDKFKEVLEAKDKNAYLGKLNSEDGIEKISDRIKESGLKKAYLLPLLFGAGNHVKKDMAGEHEESWKNVVASRGIEPIPVVQGVGEFDIFAKRWMDKLEKAISELDK; this comes from the coding sequence ATGAAAAAAGCCATCCTTTTCGCAGCACACGGATCAAAAAACAGGGCCGCCAGTTCGGCTCTGGGCAATATTTTGAAGATGGCTAAAGAGGCCCACCCGGACATCCCGGTATACAGTGCTTTTACTTCCGGGCATGTACTCAAAAAACTCCGTGAACAGGGCCAGAAGCTGCCCTCCGTGAAACAAAATCTGGAGAACCTCTCCGCCGAAGGTGTCACCCATGTGGTTGTACAGTCCCTGCATGTTATCCCCGGCACAGAATTCACTAATATCAGTCGACTTCTCGACCGGGTGGAAAAAGGTGAGATTGAATTTGAAAAAGCAGTGCTGGGCGAACCGCTGCTGACCAATGATCAGGAGATAAACGAAATTTCCGATATAATCCTAAACCTGCTGGAAGAACGTGATCCGCAAAATGAAGCCCTCATCTTGGTGGCCCACGGCTCCAAATATTCCGACAGCGGCAATTCCATCTACGACAAGTTCAAAGAAGTGCTGGAAGCAAAGGACAAAAACGCCTACCTCGGCAAACTGAACTCCGAAGACGGCATTGAAAAAATCAGCGACCGCATTAAAGAATCCGGACTGAAAAAAGCCTACCTGCTTCCCCTGCTCTTCGGGGCCGGGAACCATGTAAAAAAAGATATGGCCGGAGAACACGAAGAATCATGGAAAAATGTTGTTGCCTCACGGGGAATTGAACCGATCCCGGTGGTACAGGGAGTGGGCGAATTCGATATTTTCGCAAAGCGATGGATGGATAAGCTGGAAAAAGCCATCAGTGAACTTGATAAATAA
- a CDS encoding ASKHA domain-containing protein — translation MGKKIKTPPAAGLNMAQALFLNGAFQGVPLCSGMGRCGLCKVRFESEPPQPRKEELQKFSPAEIESGWRLSCLHPAQAAEIFLPKPERVVPRVSDKFSSELPDNLALAVDLGTTGLHWAFTLDGETVKSGQELNPQIGLGSEVMSRLAFAAEPRQRKTLSSLVTERLSTIIAETGPIKELVVSGNPSMTSILAQDDVQGLCRAPYSLPHKGGEKVSLDAGLPEAYIPPHLAPFVGADITAGIVALNFSEPKAQPPYLFADLGTNGEFVLCLSEDKYIVCSVPMGPALEGVGMSNGRTAGPGAVSAFNLTPLGLSPSLIGAEKVEQQKPGITGTGYLSLCSVLLKSGVLTREGQFAAGGTPFAAKLADKMTEINGTPALDLGYEGLTLPASDVEEILKVKAAFNLAMSALLDAAGLSPADLKELILGGAMGQHVNINDLVATGFIPAGSASITRAAGNTSLTGSIILTHNQQARDFAAGLPGRSKVLELAGSSDFGQKYLERMIFKYVY, via the coding sequence ATGGGTAAAAAAATTAAAACCCCTCCAGCAGCCGGGCTGAACATGGCCCAAGCCCTTTTCCTGAATGGAGCATTTCAGGGAGTGCCGCTGTGTTCCGGCATGGGCCGTTGCGGGCTGTGCAAGGTGCGCTTTGAATCCGAACCGCCACAGCCACGCAAAGAAGAACTGCAAAAATTCTCCCCCGCAGAAATCGAGTCCGGGTGGCGGCTCTCCTGTCTGCACCCTGCCCAAGCTGCTGAAATTTTCCTGCCTAAGCCGGAACGGGTGGTCCCGCGCGTATCAGATAAATTTTCATCAGAGCTCCCGGACAATCTGGCCCTTGCCGTGGACCTAGGTACCACCGGGCTGCACTGGGCCTTCACCCTTGATGGCGAGACTGTCAAATCCGGGCAGGAACTCAATCCCCAGATAGGTCTGGGCAGTGAGGTCATGTCCCGGCTGGCCTTTGCTGCAGAACCCAGGCAGCGTAAAACCCTTTCCAGCCTTGTAACAGAACGGCTGAGCACTATAATTGCTGAAACCGGGCCGATCAAAGAACTGGTTGTTTCCGGCAACCCGTCCATGACTTCCATCCTCGCGCAGGACGATGTGCAGGGCCTTTGCCGCGCACCCTATTCCCTGCCTCATAAAGGAGGGGAAAAAGTAAGTCTTGACGCAGGACTGCCTGAAGCGTACATCCCGCCACATCTGGCCCCGTTTGTTGGTGCGGATATAACAGCCGGAATTGTGGCCCTGAATTTCTCCGAACCCAAAGCGCAGCCCCCGTATCTGTTCGCCGACCTCGGAACCAACGGCGAATTCGTGCTCTGCCTGTCCGAAGATAAATACATTGTCTGCTCCGTGCCCATGGGACCGGCCCTTGAGGGAGTCGGCATGAGCAACGGACGCACTGCCGGACCGGGCGCGGTCTCCGCATTCAACCTTACTCCGCTGGGACTCTCGCCTTCGCTGATTGGAGCGGAAAAGGTTGAGCAGCAGAAACCGGGTATCACTGGAACGGGCTACCTTTCGCTTTGTTCCGTATTGCTCAAATCCGGTGTGCTGACCCGCGAAGGACAGTTCGCAGCCGGGGGCACCCCCTTTGCGGCAAAATTGGCTGACAAGATGACCGAAATAAACGGGACTCCGGCCCTCGATCTGGGTTATGAGGGACTTACCCTCCCGGCTTCGGATGTGGAAGAAATATTAAAAGTAAAAGCGGCCTTCAATCTCGCCATGTCCGCACTGCTGGACGCAGCGGGACTATCGCCTGCCGACCTCAAAGAACTGATCCTCGGCGGGGCCATGGGCCAGCATGTAAATATAAATGATCTGGTGGCAACCGGATTTATTCCTGCGGGAAGCGCAAGCATCACCCGCGCAGCAGGAAATACATCCCTCACGGGATCAATAATTTTAACGCACAATCAACAAGCAAGGGATTTCGCCGCCGGGCTGCCGGGCCGTTCCAAAGTTCTGGAACTGGCCGGGAGCAGCGATTTCGGACAGAAATACCTTGAGAGGATGATTTTTAAATATGTCTATTAA
- a CDS encoding RimK/LysX family protein translates to MRLNIPIISLLFLLILSPACVSADKSADNKHIIAGYIENVSIKVWDRDAPIIMEAKMDTGADSSSLHATDIVINKKSKKVSFTITDQHGKNQRITCPYARIVRIKKRPSGYQRRPVIPVQLQIGSRKFEAFVNLTDRSNFSYKMLIGRKELRHGILIDSSRHHRLSLPAK, encoded by the coding sequence ATGCGCCTGAATATACCAATCATTTCACTACTTTTCTTACTGATATTAAGCCCCGCCTGTGTTTCCGCTGACAAATCCGCAGATAATAAACACATCATTGCCGGGTATATAGAAAACGTCTCCATCAAAGTCTGGGACCGCGATGCCCCGATCATTATGGAAGCCAAAATGGATACCGGGGCCGACAGCTCTTCCCTGCATGCCACCGACATTGTGATCAATAAAAAGAGCAAAAAAGTATCATTCACCATCACCGACCAGCACGGAAAAAACCAGCGCATAACCTGCCCCTATGCCCGGATCGTGCGCATCAAGAAACGCCCTTCCGGCTACCAGCGCAGACCTGTCATTCCGGTACAGCTTCAAATCGGTTCCAGAAAATTCGAAGCCTTTGTCAACCTGACCGACCGCAGCAATTTCTCGTACAAAATGCTCATTGGCCGCAAAGAACTGCGCCACGGCATCCTCATTGATTCTTCACGCCATCACCGCCTCAGCCTGCCTGCAAAATAG
- a CDS encoding L-threonylcarbamoyladenylate synthase: MSEQEAVNIIRTGGVLVYPTETLFAVGADAMDEKAANRVARIKGRPVSKPLPLIIGSIEQLDLVTEAISPEILKLTREFWPGPLSILVKAREELPSAVKDSRGYTSVRWTEHPLAANLCLNARTPLIATSANMSGKPGTGIAAELDEELTMMVEGVFDGQPGPKGGEPSTVVEPFKDNRIKIYRDGVVTREQLVRAGFVIVD; encoded by the coding sequence ATGAGTGAGCAGGAAGCTGTAAATATCATCAGGACCGGAGGAGTGCTGGTCTATCCCACGGAAACCCTTTTTGCCGTTGGCGCGGACGCCATGGATGAAAAGGCGGCGAATCGTGTTGCGCGCATTAAAGGTCGTCCGGTCTCCAAGCCGTTACCGTTGATTATCGGCAGTATTGAGCAGCTTGATCTGGTAACTGAAGCCATCTCCCCCGAGATTCTGAAACTTACCCGTGAATTCTGGCCCGGACCGCTTTCAATTCTGGTGAAAGCCCGTGAAGAACTGCCTTCCGCAGTGAAGGATTCCCGGGGTTATACCTCCGTGCGCTGGACCGAGCATCCCCTTGCCGCCAACCTGTGTCTCAATGCACGCACACCTCTCATCGCCACCAGTGCCAACATGAGTGGCAAACCGGGCACCGGCATTGCCGCAGAGCTTGATGAAGAGCTGACTATGATGGTGGAGGGAGTCTTTGACGGACAGCCCGGCCCTAAAGGCGGAGAGCCTTCAACTGTGGTTGAGCCGTTCAAGGATAATCGTATTAAGATTTACCGCGACGGAGTGGTTACACGAGAGCAGTTGGTAAGAGCGGGGTTTGTTATTGTAGATTAG
- a CDS encoding Hpt domain-containing protein, with amino-acid sequence MSEDDSLVEEFFSEVNDKYYPQVLEGIDLLDEQRIEEGIEILSRPLHTIKGVTGFMSGFEPASTFTHKVEDFLKKMQAGEVEADLMQIALAIESVNTIFMLIEQLRESGSYDQSLTDDIEARLSGGGQKTGAVDETGINPIEIEKLPEGLIFNLQVNRLYSSEQLKMVEESLLSINGEDRLLLDFGLTMSVGSALFELIASFSETCEIGITGMNSHCTSTFYSWGFQRYLTVFESRESFLNNTGV; translated from the coding sequence ATGAGTGAAGACGATTCCCTTGTTGAAGAATTCTTCTCGGAAGTGAACGACAAGTACTATCCGCAGGTACTGGAAGGCATTGATCTCCTTGATGAGCAACGCATCGAGGAAGGGATCGAAATCCTTTCACGTCCTCTGCACACCATCAAGGGCGTCACTGGATTTATGTCCGGGTTTGAACCGGCCTCCACCTTCACCCACAAAGTCGAAGATTTCCTGAAAAAAATGCAGGCCGGAGAAGTTGAAGCGGACTTAATGCAGATCGCTCTGGCCATTGAATCCGTAAACACAATTTTCATGCTCATCGAGCAACTGCGCGAATCGGGCAGCTATGACCAGTCCCTTACAGATGACATTGAAGCGAGGCTCTCCGGCGGGGGACAAAAAACCGGAGCAGTAGACGAAACCGGCATAAACCCCATTGAAATCGAAAAACTCCCGGAAGGATTGATCTTCAACCTGCAGGTAAACAGACTTTACAGCTCCGAACAACTTAAAATGGTTGAAGAAAGCCTGCTGTCCATAAACGGGGAAGACAGACTCCTTCTTGATTTCGGATTAACAATGTCAGTAGGGTCCGCCCTTTTCGAGCTTATTGCTTCATTTTCCGAGACCTGTGAAATAGGCATCACCGGCATGAACAGCCATTGTACGAGCACTTTTTATTCCTGGGGCTTCCAGCGCTATCTCACTGTTTTTGAAAGCAGGGAAAGTTTCCTGAACAACACCGGAGTTTGA
- a CDS encoding chemotaxis protein CheA, whose amino-acid sequence MKDSISSCIGQLQESIIGLEHGSGDINDILKAMGLDNAQMRSAQIIALMDMLTDGITPVTPELITSLLDIAEAQKKFFYCIGGLLDKGGASVDSREETEPACDILETETLATEPDKYEQEMMAEMLAMTGETPDENDGWEIAKPSAETSSTEPEEAPLMQEAGPAEGSKPESAAAAKEIPTEEKSSKVQPGPAKKKDAQAISSIRVSTQQLDSLIELVGKLMVTYAVIAQTKTDNISKISSSLSELDKVIRNLQSEVDEIRLVPLKQIFMPMHRLVKSTSQKLDKRIKFTITGDELALDKTIVECLNEPLVHLLRNALDHGIESTEDRQMCGKDEVGNVQLNAFRKGEFAYIEIVDDGKGLDADILLSKALERGLADPEKKYAKEEIYEFILQSGFSTASSVTDISGRGVGMDAVVTAIQNTLDGKVSITSELGQGSTFTIAIPLSRSVNEGIVDALVTTVGPETFIFPSREVLEVYEPEKKEFTDLPDGRETVSVRGTVRPLIRMYKVFDLPAPAEDVIPKVILVKLGDTVAAIMVDEVLRQQKAVVTGFTLPVNSIYKLPILGFGMMGEHDALVVDTETLIASQLEGET is encoded by the coding sequence ATGAAGGACAGTATTTCCAGCTGCATAGGCCAGCTTCAAGAATCAATCATCGGACTAGAACACGGTTCCGGTGATATTAATGATATTTTGAAAGCCATGGGCCTTGATAATGCCCAGATGAGGTCGGCCCAGATCATCGCCCTCATGGACATGCTGACTGACGGCATTACTCCCGTCACACCGGAACTGATAACCTCTCTGCTGGATATTGCCGAAGCCCAGAAAAAATTCTTCTACTGCATCGGCGGGCTGCTTGATAAAGGCGGCGCGTCTGTGGATTCAAGAGAAGAAACGGAACCTGCATGCGATATTCTGGAAACTGAAACCCTCGCGACGGAACCGGATAAATACGAACAGGAAATGATGGCCGAGATGCTGGCCATGACCGGAGAAACTCCGGACGAAAATGACGGCTGGGAAATAGCAAAACCTTCCGCAGAAACATCTTCCACAGAACCGGAAGAAGCACCACTGATGCAGGAAGCGGGGCCGGCAGAAGGCTCAAAGCCGGAATCGGCCGCAGCGGCAAAAGAAATCCCCACCGAAGAAAAAAGCAGCAAAGTCCAACCCGGCCCGGCAAAAAAGAAAGACGCGCAGGCTATCTCCTCCATCCGCGTTTCCACCCAGCAGCTGGATTCACTTATTGAGCTGGTGGGTAAGCTGATGGTGACCTATGCTGTCATCGCCCAGACTAAAACGGACAATATCTCCAAAATTTCCTCCAGCCTGTCCGAGCTGGATAAAGTCATCCGCAACCTGCAGTCGGAAGTGGATGAAATCCGGCTGGTGCCCCTGAAGCAGATTTTCATGCCCATGCACAGGCTGGTCAAATCCACCTCCCAGAAGCTGGACAAACGCATCAAGTTCACCATTACCGGGGATGAACTGGCTCTTGATAAGACCATTGTGGAATGCCTGAATGAACCGCTGGTCCACCTGCTGCGTAACGCCCTCGACCACGGCATTGAATCTACGGAAGACCGCCAGATGTGCGGCAAGGACGAGGTCGGCAATGTCCAACTGAATGCTTTCCGCAAAGGCGAATTCGCCTATATTGAAATCGTCGATGACGGCAAAGGGCTTGATGCCGACATCCTGCTCAGCAAAGCCCTTGAACGCGGGCTTGCCGATCCGGAAAAAAAATACGCCAAGGAAGAAATTTACGAATTCATTCTCCAGTCCGGCTTTTCCACAGCCAGTTCCGTGACTGACATTTCAGGACGCGGGGTAGGCATGGACGCAGTGGTCACCGCCATCCAGAACACACTGGACGGCAAAGTCTCCATCACCAGTGAACTGGGGCAGGGCTCCACCTTCACCATCGCCATCCCCTTAAGCCGCTCGGTAAATGAAGGCATTGTCGATGCGCTGGTCACTACCGTGGGACCGGAAACTTTCATCTTCCCCAGCCGGGAAGTTCTTGAAGTGTACGAGCCGGAAAAAAAAGAATTCACCGACCTGCCCGACGGCCGGGAAACCGTATCCGTACGTGGCACGGTTCGCCCCCTGATCCGCATGTACAAGGTCTTCGACCTTCCTGCCCCTGCGGAAGATGTCATCCCCAAAGTGATTCTGGTCAAGCTTGGCGATACCGTAGCCGCAATCATGGTGGATGAGGTACTGCGCCAGCAAAAGGCGGTGGTCACCGGATTCACCCTGCCGGTCAATTCCATCTACAAACTGCCCATCCTCGGCTTCGGCATGATGGGCGAGCACGATGCCCTTGTGGTGGATACCGAAACACTGATCGCTTCGCAGCTGGAAGGGGAAACATAG
- a CDS encoding DUF4198 domain-containing protein, giving the protein MMKRIILAMAFVLAFTSVASAHDMWLEKKGRKAHLMYGHPGATDPYPISRITALTGINENGWKTALEPVYNKGEAYAWLDDVYTMLTVEFDNKYWYHTEEGGWQNFELPRQVCGKIIDEGRSYKLSKTILSWTPGMDKPIGQRAEIVPLKDPTKLKEGDILPVMMYYEGKPMPAAGARISTTSDRNIEHPELVNLKNSKPINVKIGPAGRQVIIGKYENRLDDTRRVWYAFSLTFRTTK; this is encoded by the coding sequence ATGATGAAAAGAATTATTTTAGCGATGGCCTTTGTTCTGGCCTTTACTTCTGTTGCTTCCGCCCATGATATGTGGCTGGAGAAAAAGGGTCGCAAGGCCCATCTGATGTATGGTCATCCCGGTGCTACCGATCCATATCCCATCAGCCGTATTACGGCTCTCACCGGGATTAACGAAAATGGCTGGAAAACAGCTCTTGAACCTGTTTACAACAAGGGTGAAGCCTATGCATGGCTCGATGATGTCTACACCATGCTCACTGTCGAGTTCGATAACAAGTACTGGTACCACACAGAAGAAGGCGGCTGGCAGAATTTTGAGCTTCCCAGACAGGTTTGCGGCAAAATTATCGATGAAGGCCGTTCCTACAAGCTTTCCAAAACCATCCTCAGCTGGACTCCCGGCATGGATAAACCCATCGGACAGCGTGCGGAAATCGTGCCTCTCAAAGACCCCACCAAACTCAAGGAAGGGGATATCCTTCCGGTCATGATGTACTACGAAGGCAAGCCCATGCCCGCAGCAGGTGCCCGTATCTCCACCACCTCCGACCGCAACATTGAACATCCCGAGCTGGTAAACCTCAAAAACTCCAAGCCTATCAACGTAAAGATTGGTCCTGCTGGCCGTCAGGTCATCATCGGTAAGTATGAAAATCGCCTCGATGATACCCGTCGCGTCTGGTACGCATTCTCCCTGACCTTCAGGACTACCAAATAG